One region of Candidatus Sulfotelmatobacter sp. genomic DNA includes:
- a CDS encoding DUF72 domain-containing protein, which produces MSVEVRVGTSGFSYDEWKGNFYPEKLASKDMLRHYGERFPTVEINNTFYRLPKEAVLAGWGDQVPEGFRFVIKASQFITHIKRLNECGQPLARLYGVTNALGPRLGPLLFQLPPTLRKDPALLAAFLDARPDRRRVAIEFRHASWFDDEVFGLLRQQGVALCVSDTGEEPVAPLIATTDWGYVRLRREEFKEADLRDWARRIGEQPWREAFVFIKHEEEGLGPKLAAKLIKMCAKAPAQATVAAPVQGPAPAKSAARARTPAPANSATAARAKKRAR; this is translated from the coding sequence GTGAGCGTCGAGGTGCGAGTGGGAACCAGCGGCTTCTCCTACGACGAGTGGAAGGGCAACTTCTACCCGGAGAAGCTCGCGTCGAAGGACATGCTCCGCCACTACGGCGAGCGCTTCCCGACCGTCGAGATCAACAACACCTTCTATCGCCTGCCGAAGGAGGCGGTGCTGGCGGGCTGGGGCGACCAGGTGCCCGAAGGCTTCCGCTTCGTCATCAAGGCGTCGCAGTTCATCACCCACATCAAACGCCTGAACGAGTGTGGTCAGCCGCTCGCGAGGCTCTACGGCGTGACGAACGCGCTCGGCCCGCGCCTCGGTCCGCTGCTGTTCCAGCTGCCGCCGACCCTCCGCAAGGACCCGGCGCTGCTCGCGGCCTTTCTCGACGCGCGACCCGACCGGCGGCGCGTCGCGATCGAGTTCCGCCATGCCTCGTGGTTCGACGACGAGGTGTTTGGACTGCTTCGCCAGCAGGGCGTTGCCTTGTGCGTGTCGGACACCGGCGAGGAGCCGGTGGCGCCGCTGATCGCGACGACCGACTGGGGCTACGTGCGGTTGCGGCGCGAGGAATTCAAGGAGGCCGACCTTCGCGACTGGGCGCGCCGCATCGGGGAGCAGCCGTGGCGCGAGGCGTTCGTGTTCATCAAGCACGAGGAAGAGGGGCTGGGGCCGAAGCTCGCGGCGAAGCTCATCAAGATGTGCGCGAAGGCCCCGGCGCAGGCGACGGTCGCCGCGCCCGTCCAGGGTCCGGCGCCCGCCAAGTCCGCGGCGCGCGCAAGAACGCCGGCCCCCGCCAATTCCGCGACCGCCGCCAGGGCGAAGAAGCGAGCGCGATGA
- a CDS encoding TM0106 family RecB-like putative nuclease — MKLLPGGMRLAATDVANHLACRHKTTLERGSADGSWKPPDWYRPEAEVLAERGLEHERAYLAHLESQGRKVTRLDFEDGEGAIEKTLAAMRAGADVIAQATLAHGRWLGRADVLLRAERPSALGAWSYQALDTKLSQETKAGAILQLCLYSELLEKAQGFLPEYMYVVPRRPDFPLETYRVEDHLAYYRLVKKKLEWAVNDSTEASPPTTYPDPVPHCDVCRWWPRCDRQRRDDDHLSFVAGLSRLQMRELESREIETLAALATQPLPLPWKPSRGAKEGYARAREQARVQLLGRTEGRLVREMLAPEAHRGLALLPPPSPGDVFLDLEGDPYVEEGGLEYLFGWAAAALPEDGMLALEVGSPRYHSRWALGRAAEGRGFEALMDAILSRLDRDPNLHVYHYGIYEPAALKRLMGRHATRGAELDTLLRGLRFVDLHAIVRQTFRASVEEYSIKKLEPFYGFVREQPLEGAKSALRAMERGLELGSALAADGDEARIVEAYNRDDCFSARALRDWLEDLRRELERDGVEIGRPQDISGEASERVGEREARALELASRLREGVPEEKEERNREQQARWLLSHLLDWHRREEKAQWWEYFRLRDLSEDDLLDESAALSKLEFVERVSARRSIVDRYRFAQQETRIRAGSKLQVPLPDDRAFGEVVTIDLRAHTVDIKKSGACATIHPASVFEHDLRKTFEQFESLMRLGAWVAEHGVDAPGSYRAARDLLLGHRPRLSGHEGDALEREGEGGVPAARRLGLQLDHGALAVQGPPGSGKTYTGARMIVDLVRSGRKVGVCAQSHKVIANLLRAVVEATADGGRVACLQKVSEKSEAPVPGIAETTDNAEALDALRFNRARVLGGTSWMWAREEFFEAVDVLFVDEAGQLSLANVLAIAQSGKNLVLLGDPQQLEQPIQGTHPEGAAASALEHVLAGRQTIPHDRGLFLEETWRLPPSICDLTSELFYERRLKAHVGLERQEILGDSPFAGSGLWYVPVRHEANRSSSPEEADVVVELVQSLAEGGVRWRDREGAEQPLGLEHILVIAPYNAQVADLESRLPKGTRVGTVDRFQGQEAPVVICSMTTSAPEDAPRGMEFLYSPNRFNVATSRAKCACIVVASPRLFEPDCQSPKQIKLANAFCRFLEVAREVRLSPGAAARS; from the coding sequence ATGAAGCTGCTACCGGGGGGAATGCGACTCGCGGCGACCGATGTCGCGAATCATCTGGCCTGCCGGCACAAGACCACGCTCGAGCGCGGGTCGGCGGACGGGAGCTGGAAGCCGCCCGACTGGTATCGCCCGGAAGCCGAGGTCCTGGCCGAGCGGGGTCTCGAGCACGAGCGCGCCTACCTCGCCCATCTCGAGTCGCAGGGCCGGAAGGTCACGCGGCTCGATTTCGAAGACGGCGAAGGCGCGATCGAGAAGACGCTGGCGGCGATGCGCGCGGGCGCCGACGTGATCGCGCAGGCAACGCTCGCCCACGGCCGCTGGCTCGGCCGCGCCGACGTGCTGCTGCGCGCCGAGCGCCCGAGCGCGCTCGGCGCATGGTCGTACCAGGCCCTCGATACCAAGCTCTCGCAGGAGACCAAGGCCGGCGCCATCCTCCAGCTCTGCCTCTACTCGGAGCTGCTCGAGAAGGCTCAGGGGTTCCTGCCGGAGTACATGTACGTGGTGCCGCGACGCCCCGATTTCCCGCTCGAGACCTATCGCGTCGAAGATCATCTCGCCTACTACCGGCTGGTGAAGAAGAAGCTCGAGTGGGCCGTGAACGATTCGACCGAAGCGTCGCCGCCGACGACCTACCCGGATCCGGTGCCGCACTGCGACGTGTGCCGCTGGTGGCCGCGCTGCGACCGGCAGCGGCGCGACGACGATCACCTGAGCTTCGTCGCCGGGCTCTCGCGTCTGCAGATGCGCGAGCTCGAATCGCGCGAGATCGAGACCCTGGCGGCACTCGCCACTCAGCCGCTGCCCCTGCCGTGGAAGCCGTCGCGCGGCGCGAAGGAAGGCTACGCGCGCGCGCGCGAGCAGGCGCGCGTGCAGCTCCTGGGCCGGACCGAGGGCCGCCTGGTGCGCGAGATGCTGGCGCCCGAGGCGCACCGGGGCCTGGCACTCCTGCCGCCGCCCTCGCCCGGCGACGTGTTTCTCGATCTCGAGGGCGACCCCTACGTGGAGGAGGGCGGGCTCGAATACCTGTTCGGCTGGGCGGCCGCCGCGCTTCCCGAGGACGGCATGCTGGCGCTGGAAGTCGGATCGCCCCGCTATCACTCGCGCTGGGCGCTCGGCCGAGCGGCCGAGGGGCGTGGATTCGAAGCGCTGATGGATGCGATCCTGTCACGTCTCGATCGCGATCCCAACCTGCACGTCTACCATTACGGCATCTACGAGCCGGCCGCCCTGAAGCGCCTGATGGGGCGGCACGCCACGCGCGGTGCCGAGCTCGACACGCTGCTGCGCGGACTTCGATTCGTCGATCTCCACGCCATCGTGCGGCAGACGTTCCGCGCGAGCGTCGAGGAGTACTCGATCAAGAAGCTCGAGCCCTTCTATGGCTTCGTGCGCGAACAGCCGCTCGAAGGTGCCAAGAGCGCGTTGCGCGCGATGGAGCGCGGACTCGAGCTGGGTTCGGCGCTCGCCGCCGACGGCGACGAGGCACGGATCGTCGAGGCCTACAACCGCGACGATTGCTTCTCGGCGCGCGCGCTGCGCGACTGGCTCGAGGACCTGCGCCGCGAGCTGGAGCGAGACGGCGTCGAGATCGGGCGCCCGCAGGATATTTCCGGCGAGGCCAGCGAGCGAGTCGGCGAACGCGAGGCGCGCGCGCTCGAGCTGGCGAGCCGGCTGCGCGAGGGTGTTCCGGAGGAGAAAGAGGAGCGCAACCGAGAGCAGCAGGCGCGCTGGCTTCTCTCTCACCTGCTCGACTGGCACCGGCGCGAGGAAAAGGCGCAGTGGTGGGAATATTTTCGGCTGCGCGATCTGTCGGAGGACGATCTGCTCGACGAGAGTGCCGCGCTCTCGAAGCTCGAATTCGTGGAGCGGGTCTCGGCCCGTCGCTCGATTGTCGACCGCTACCGTTTCGCTCAGCAGGAAACGCGCATCCGCGCCGGCAGTAAGCTGCAGGTGCCGCTTCCCGACGACCGCGCGTTCGGCGAGGTCGTGACGATCGACCTGCGTGCGCATACCGTGGACATCAAGAAGAGCGGGGCGTGCGCGACGATCCATCCCGCGAGCGTCTTCGAGCACGATCTGCGCAAGACGTTCGAGCAGTTCGAATCGCTGATGAGGCTCGGGGCGTGGGTCGCGGAGCACGGCGTGGATGCGCCGGGCTCCTACCGCGCGGCGCGCGATCTGCTGCTCGGGCATCGGCCGCGGCTCTCGGGACACGAGGGCGACGCGCTCGAGCGCGAGGGCGAGGGCGGTGTGCCGGCGGCGCGACGGCTCGGGCTCCAACTCGATCACGGCGCGCTCGCGGTCCAGGGCCCGCCCGGATCCGGCAAGACCTACACCGGCGCGCGCATGATCGTGGATCTCGTGCGGAGTGGAAGAAAAGTCGGAGTCTGCGCCCAGAGCCACAAGGTGATCGCGAATCTGTTGAGGGCGGTGGTCGAGGCCACGGCCGATGGCGGGCGCGTCGCGTGCCTGCAGAAGGTGAGCGAGAAGAGCGAGGCGCCGGTTCCCGGAATCGCCGAGACCACCGACAACGCCGAGGCCCTGGACGCGCTGCGTTTCAACCGTGCGCGCGTGCTCGGCGGCACGTCCTGGATGTGGGCGCGCGAGGAGTTCTTCGAGGCGGTGGACGTGCTGTTCGTGGACGAGGCGGGTCAGCTCTCGCTGGCCAACGTGCTGGCGATCGCCCAGAGCGGGAAGAATCTCGTGCTGCTCGGCGATCCGCAGCAGCTCGAGCAGCCGATCCAGGGCACCCACCCGGAAGGCGCCGCGGCCTCGGCGCTCGAGCACGTGCTGGCGGGACGCCAGACCATCCCCCACGATCGCGGGCTCTTCCTCGAGGAAACCTGGCGGCTGCCGCCTTCCATCTGCGATCTCACGTCCGAGCTGTTCTACGAGCGGCGGCTCAAGGCCCACGTCGGGCTGGAGCGCCAGGAGATCCTCGGCGACTCTCCGTTCGCGGGCTCGGGATTGTGGTACGTCCCGGTTCGCCACGAGGCGAATCGGAGCTCGAGTCCCGAAGAGGCCGACGTCGTCGTGGAGCTGGTGCAATCGCTCGCCGAGGGCGGCGTGCGCTGGCGCGATCGCGAGGGCGCCGAGCAGCCGCTCGGCCTCGAGCACATCCTGGTGATCGCGCCCTACAACGCCCAGGTCGCCGACCTGGAATCGCGGCTGCCCAAGGGCACGCGCGTGGGCACGGTCGACCGCTTCCAGGGGCAGGAGGCGCCGGTCGTGATCTGCTCGATGACCACCTCGGCGCCCGAGGACGCGCCGCGCGGCATGGAATTCCTCTACAGCCCGAACCGCTTCAACGTCGCGACGTCGCGCGCGAAGTGCGCATGCATCGTGGTCGCAAGTCCGCGGCTCTTCGAGCCCGACTGCCAGAGCCCCAAGCAGATCAAGCTCGCCAACGCGTTCTGCCGTTTCCTCGAAGTGGCGCGCGAGGTGCGTCTCTCGCCCGGCGCGGCGGCCCGTAGCTGA
- a CDS encoding EVE domain-containing protein, giving the protein MARFLVKTEPSTYSFADLQRDKRTVWDGVSNPVALRNMATIRKGDTVVVYHTGDEKQAVGLAVAASDAYPDPKLKNPKRTVVDLAADRPLRAPVTLANVKTDAVLKATDLARLPRLSVMPFTEPQFQRLLKLAGE; this is encoded by the coding sequence ATGGCGCGCTTTCTCGTCAAAACCGAGCCCTCCACCTACTCGTTCGCCGATCTCCAGCGCGACAAACGCACGGTGTGGGACGGGGTGTCGAATCCGGTGGCGCTCCGAAACATGGCGACCATCAGGAAGGGCGACACGGTGGTCGTGTACCACACCGGCGACGAGAAGCAGGCGGTGGGGCTAGCGGTCGCGGCCTCGGACGCCTATCCGGATCCCAAGCTCAAGAATCCCAAGCGCACCGTGGTGGACCTGGCGGCCGACCGGCCGCTCCGCGCGCCGGTGACACTGGCGAACGTGAAGACCGATGCCGTGCTCAAGGCCACCGACCTGGCGCGATTGCCGAGACTCTCGGTGATGCCGTTCACCGAGCCCCAGTTCCAGCGACTTCTGAAGCTGGCCGGCGAGTAG